In Afipia sp. GAS231, a single window of DNA contains:
- a CDS encoding heme-copper oxidase subunit III family protein: MAEIALTNTATSITRPPGLRGVAADWSSDQRAFKNVSWGKAMMWIFLLSDTFIFSCFLLSYMTARMSTTVPWPNPSEVFALTIGDKKIPLILIAIMTFILISSSGTMAMAVNFGYRRDRAKTAALMLATAAFGATFVGMQAFEWTKLIMEGVRPWGNPWGAAQFGACFFMITGFHGTHVTIGVIFLIIIARKVWRGDFDVEKRGFFTSRKGYYEIVEITGLYWHFVDLVWVFIFALFYLW, translated from the coding sequence ATGGCAGAGATCGCGCTGACAAACACCGCAACATCCATCACGCGGCCTCCCGGCTTGAGAGGCGTCGCCGCCGACTGGTCCTCGGATCAGCGCGCTTTCAAGAATGTTTCCTGGGGGAAGGCCATGATGTGGATCTTCCTTCTGAGCGACACCTTCATCTTCAGCTGCTTCCTGCTGTCGTACATGACGGCGCGAATGTCCACGACCGTGCCGTGGCCCAATCCCAGCGAAGTCTTCGCGCTAACGATCGGAGACAAGAAAATCCCGCTCATCCTGATCGCCATCATGACCTTCATCCTGATCAGCAGCAGCGGGACGATGGCGATGGCCGTCAACTTCGGTTACCGCCGCGATCGCGCGAAAACTGCAGCCTTGATGCTGGCGACAGCGGCATTCGGCGCAACCTTCGTTGGAATGCAGGCCTTCGAATGGACCAAGCTGATCATGGAAGGCGTCCGGCCCTGGGGCAACCCCTGGGGCGCGGCGCAGTTCGGTGCATGCTTCTTCATGATCACCGGCTTCCACGGCACCCACGTGACGATCGGCGTGATTTTCCTGATCATCATCGCGCGAAAGGTCTGGCGGGGAGATTTCGACGTCGAAAAGCGCGGCTTTTTCACGAGCCGGAAGGGATACTACGAAATCGTCGAAATCACCGGCCTGTACTGGCACTTCGTCGATCTGGTGTGGGTGTTCATCTTTGCCCTTTTTTATCTCTGGTGA
- a CDS encoding cytochrome C oxidase subunit IV family protein: MADAAVHLQGQQHSLQTHVHDALASGVAHTKGQQHPIKLYLVVWGWLFVLSTCSYLVDYFGLHGYLRWSLILLFMMLKAGLIVAVFMHMAWERLALAYAILLPPVLVLVFVAIMVFESDYTHLLRVIFFAPTA; the protein is encoded by the coding sequence ATGGCAGACGCAGCGGTACATTTGCAAGGGCAGCAACATTCGCTGCAGACACATGTGCATGACGCACTCGCATCAGGGGTTGCGCACACAAAAGGTCAGCAGCATCCGATCAAGCTTTATCTCGTGGTCTGGGGGTGGTTGTTCGTTCTCAGCACCTGCTCGTATCTCGTCGACTACTTTGGCCTCCATGGCTATCTCAGGTGGTCGCTGATCCTGCTGTTCATGATGTTGAAGGCCGGTCTGATCGTTGCCGTCTTCATGCACATGGCCTGGGAGCGGCTGGCCCTGGCCTACGCGATCCTGCTGCCGCCGGTGCTCGTGTTGGTGTTTGTGGCGATCATGGTGTTCGAATCCGACTACACGCATCTCCTCCGGGTCATATTTTTCGCGCCAACGGCGTAG
- a CDS encoding RidA family protein has product MRILQPAEWSKPRGFSHGVELDGPGKWIVLAGQTGGDEKGDYAPDMAAQVGTALKRIMKLLAEAGAGPEHIVRLTWYLTSRSEYEAAGAGIGAAWKETLGRNFPPSTLLYIGGLVDQRAKVEIEVTAYVPKG; this is encoded by the coding sequence ATGCGTATCCTGCAACCGGCCGAATGGTCGAAACCGCGCGGCTTTTCACACGGCGTCGAGCTCGATGGGCCGGGCAAATGGATCGTGCTGGCCGGCCAGACCGGCGGCGACGAGAAGGGCGACTATGCGCCCGACATGGCCGCCCAGGTCGGCACCGCGCTGAAGCGGATCATGAAGCTGCTCGCCGAGGCCGGCGCCGGTCCCGAGCATATCGTCCGCCTGACCTGGTACCTGACCAGCCGCAGCGAATACGAGGCCGCGGGCGCCGGCATTGGTGCGGCCTGGAAGGAAACGTTGGGGCGGAATTTCCCGCCGTCGACGTTGCTCTATATCGGCGGGCTGGTCGATCAGCGGGCCAAGGTGGAAATCGAGGTTACCGCTTACGTGCCCAAAGGATAA
- a CDS encoding DMT family transporter has protein sequence MTKTPSKPKAAMWMACWLSLMLVLTVAGREGMRELNVFQLMEVRSALGLLLLCPLILAQGGFHVVKTARFAQHAARNLIHYGAQLGWFFALTLIPIGQVVAIEFTMPIWTAILAASFLGERMTPWKVAAIVLGVVGVVVIVRPAMGAINPGQLIALGAAVGFGISMAMLKSLTRTESALAVIFWMLVVQSIAGLFPALYVWTWPPAHTWGYVAVVAVCGTFSHYFLARAMQYADATVVVPMDFLRVPLTAAAGWLIYAERLDMFTVLGAALILTGNLLNLKPARPVPVPAPT, from the coding sequence ATGACCAAAACACCCTCCAAACCAAAGGCAGCGATGTGGATGGCCTGCTGGCTGTCGCTGATGCTGGTCCTGACCGTCGCCGGCCGCGAGGGCATGCGTGAACTGAACGTGTTTCAGCTCATGGAGGTGCGCTCGGCGCTGGGGCTTCTATTGCTCTGTCCGCTAATCCTCGCCCAGGGCGGGTTTCACGTCGTAAAAACCGCGCGGTTTGCCCAGCACGCCGCGCGCAACCTCATTCACTACGGCGCGCAGCTCGGCTGGTTCTTTGCGCTGACGCTGATTCCGATCGGCCAGGTGGTGGCGATCGAATTCACGATGCCGATCTGGACCGCGATCCTCGCCGCCAGCTTTCTCGGCGAGCGAATGACGCCCTGGAAAGTTGCCGCGATCGTGCTCGGGGTGGTCGGCGTCGTCGTCATCGTCCGCCCCGCCATGGGTGCGATCAATCCCGGCCAGTTGATCGCGCTTGGTGCCGCGGTCGGCTTCGGGATTTCGATGGCGATGCTGAAGTCCCTCACCCGCACCGAAAGCGCGCTGGCCGTGATCTTCTGGATGCTGGTGGTACAGTCCATCGCGGGATTGTTTCCGGCGCTTTACGTCTGGACCTGGCCGCCGGCCCACACCTGGGGCTATGTCGCCGTGGTCGCAGTTTGCGGTACGTTTTCCCACTACTTCCTCGCCAGGGCGATGCAATACGCCGACGCCACCGTCGTCGTGCCGATGGATTTTCTGCGGGTTCCGCTGACGGCTGCGGCGGGCTGGCTGATCTATGCCGAACGGCTCGACATGTTCACCGTGCTCGGCGCCGCCCTGATCCTGACCGGCAACCTGTTGAACCTGAAACCGGCCCGCCCGGTCCCCGTGCCTGCCCCAACCTGA
- a CDS encoding caspase family protein, with amino-acid sequence MRYPTLIFSLLCMMLSAGAANAERRVAFVVGNGTYKNVAQLPNPPIDAKAMAAVLRNVGFEVVEGTNLTRDKMTEKLLDFGKKAQGADVALFFYAGHGIAISGTNYLLPVDADIKSEMDVKLGAAINIDLTLDQTMSDAKVKLVFLDACRDNPFAAKIKSNSATRSVSVQTGLAEMKSGEGTLIAFATGPGQTALDGQEGTNSPFTRALIANITTPGVEIQQAMTKVRAQVNEETNKGQLPWGHTNLIGSVYLNGAPAPAVANGAAPAAAPVAVASAPGSDVEVEFWRSIKDSNKPEELNAYLSSYPNGQFKPLALSRLAALENGPSTTTRNLTTGVDPATFNEASNQTTEDQIGLDKGQRRDVQRRLTGLGFDTKVTGKFDEQTRAVITRWQAARGYPSSGFLNKLQHKALLTEIVATTQSAASSSDEDSAPRRRRGGGGGGGGGGGGGGHYRGGGGPNPGAFVGGMIGGMLR; translated from the coding sequence ATGCGCTATCCAACCCTCATTTTTTCCCTGCTTTGCATGATGCTTTCCGCCGGCGCCGCCAACGCCGAACGGCGCGTCGCTTTCGTGGTCGGCAACGGCACCTACAAGAACGTCGCCCAGTTGCCGAACCCGCCGATCGACGCCAAGGCCATGGCCGCCGTGTTGCGCAATGTCGGCTTCGAGGTCGTCGAAGGCACCAACCTCACCCGCGACAAGATGACGGAAAAGCTGCTGGACTTCGGCAAGAAGGCGCAGGGCGCCGATGTCGCGCTGTTCTTCTATGCCGGTCACGGCATCGCCATCAGCGGCACCAACTATCTGCTGCCCGTCGACGCCGACATCAAATCGGAAATGGACGTCAAGCTCGGCGCCGCCATCAACATCGACCTCACGCTCGACCAGACCATGAGCGACGCCAAGGTCAAGCTGGTGTTCCTCGATGCCTGCCGCGACAATCCGTTCGCCGCCAAGATCAAATCCAATTCGGCGACACGCAGCGTGTCCGTGCAGACCGGCCTTGCCGAAATGAAGTCCGGTGAAGGCACGCTGATCGCGTTCGCGACCGGCCCGGGCCAGACCGCGCTCGACGGCCAGGAAGGCACCAACAGCCCGTTCACGCGCGCGCTGATCGCCAACATCACGACCCCCGGCGTCGAGATTCAGCAGGCGATGACCAAGGTCCGCGCCCAGGTCAACGAGGAGACCAACAAGGGCCAGCTGCCCTGGGGTCACACCAACCTGATCGGCTCGGTCTATCTGAACGGCGCTCCTGCGCCCGCCGTCGCGAACGGGGCCGCGCCGGCAGCGGCGCCGGTCGCGGTTGCTTCCGCGCCGGGATCGGACGTCGAGGTTGAGTTCTGGCGTTCGATCAAGGACTCCAACAAGCCGGAGGAGCTGAACGCCTATCTCTCGAGTTATCCCAACGGCCAGTTCAAGCCGCTGGCGCTGTCCCGCCTCGCCGCGCTCGAGAACGGGCCGAGCACCACCACCCGCAACCTGACCACGGGCGTCGATCCCGCGACCTTCAACGAGGCCTCCAACCAGACCACCGAGGACCAGATCGGCCTCGACAAGGGCCAGCGCCGCGACGTGCAGCGCCGCCTCACCGGGCTCGGCTTCGACACCAAGGTGACCGGCAAGTTCGACGAGCAGACCCGCGCCGTGATCACGCGCTGGCAGGCCGCCCGCGGCTATCCTTCCTCGGGCTTCCTCAACAAGCTGCAGCACAAGGCCTTGCTGACGGAAATCGTGGCAACCACGCAGTCGGCCGCGAGCTCCAGCGATGAGGACAGCGCACCTCGCCGGCGCCGTGGGGGTGGCGGAGGTGGTGGCGGCGGCGGCGGCGGCGGCGGTCACTATCGCGGCGGTGGCGGCCCCAACCCGGGCGCTTTCGTCGGCGGCATGATCGGCGGCATGCTGCGCTAA
- a CDS encoding patatin-like phospholipase family protein, which yields MDSSSERAATAGPEPSSNQTRTINLALQGGGAHGAFTWGVLDRLLDEKELAFEGVSATSAGAMNAAAFAYGFAIGGREGARKALADYWKRVSEAAKLGPLQPSVIDRMLEDHKLSWSPIFPLIGFVTRMLSPYQFNPANYNPLREVVEQSIDFEVLQRPESPIKLFLSATNVRTGKVKIFSGKEISVDAVMASACLPTMFHAVEIDGEAYWDGGYMGNPAIFPLIYNCASADIVIVHINPLFRNEVPRSADDILNRINEISFNSSLMREMRAVSFVTGLIRQKRVVDDGLKHVLVHSISDDAFMGALTPTSKYNADWDFLISLRDQGRKCAGGWLGENFTKLGVESSVDAEKIYL from the coding sequence ATGGATTCGAGTTCAGAGCGGGCCGCGACGGCCGGGCCTGAGCCGTCTTCCAACCAGACCAGAACGATCAACCTTGCCCTTCAGGGAGGGGGAGCGCATGGCGCCTTTACCTGGGGCGTGCTCGATCGGCTGTTGGACGAAAAAGAGCTGGCCTTCGAGGGGGTGAGCGCGACCAGCGCCGGAGCGATGAATGCCGCGGCGTTTGCCTACGGGTTCGCAATTGGCGGCCGCGAGGGCGCGCGCAAGGCGCTCGCCGATTATTGGAAACGTGTCAGCGAGGCGGCGAAGCTCGGACCGCTGCAGCCAAGCGTCATCGACCGAATGCTGGAGGATCACAAGCTGTCCTGGTCGCCGATTTTCCCCCTGATCGGCTTCGTGACGCGCATGCTGTCGCCCTATCAGTTCAACCCGGCGAACTACAACCCTTTGCGCGAGGTGGTCGAGCAATCGATCGATTTCGAGGTGCTGCAGCGGCCGGAGAGTCCGATAAAACTCTTCCTGTCGGCGACCAACGTTCGCACCGGCAAGGTGAAGATTTTTTCCGGAAAGGAAATTTCAGTCGACGCCGTGATGGCGTCGGCGTGCCTTCCCACGATGTTTCATGCCGTGGAGATCGACGGCGAAGCCTATTGGGACGGCGGATACATGGGGAACCCCGCGATCTTCCCGTTGATCTACAACTGCGCGAGTGCCGACATTGTCATTGTCCATATCAATCCGCTGTTCCGCAACGAGGTGCCTCGTTCCGCGGACGACATCTTGAACCGCATCAACGAGATCAGCTTCAATTCATCGCTGATGCGGGAGATGCGCGCGGTCAGCTTTGTGACCGGGCTCATTAGGCAAAAGCGTGTCGTCGATGACGGGCTGAAGCATGTACTGGTCCACAGCATTTCGGACGATGCGTTCATGGGCGCACTCACGCCGACCAGCAAATACAACGCCGACTGGGACTTTCTGATTTCTCTTCGTGATCAGGGCCGGAAATGCGCGGGCGGCTGGCTTGGGGAGAACTTTACCAAACTCGGTGTTGAATCCTCGGTGGACGCCGAAAAGATATACCTCTGA
- a CDS encoding BrnA antitoxin family protein translates to MADQPRRPRTLNDARSEAEAAFKRTTTKVVEAPPKPTALPGVKELVSLRIDQDVLEYFQGDGPGWQDRINDALRKAAGK, encoded by the coding sequence ATGGCCGACCAGCCGAGACGACCGAGAACCCTGAACGACGCGCGGAGCGAAGCCGAGGCGGCGTTCAAGCGCACCACGACCAAGGTGGTCGAAGCGCCGCCGAAACCCACCGCGCTTCCCGGCGTGAAGGAGCTGGTCTCGCTGCGCATCGATCAGGACGTGCTGGAATACTTTCAAGGTGACGGCCCGGGTTGGCAGGACCGCATCAACGACGCGCTGCGCAAGGCGGCCGGCAAATAG
- the cysK gene encoding cysteine synthase A, with amino-acid sequence MDASSATGAVHRPGRGRVFDSIVDAIGDTPIVRLRKLPQAHGVNATILAKLEYFNPAASVKDRIGAAMVIAMEKAGVINADTVLIEPTSGNTGIALAFVAASRGYRLKLVMPESMSIERRKMLAFLGAEIVLTPAAQGMKGSIATAEELVRTTPNAVMPQQFKNLANPEVHRRTTAEEIWNDTGGNIDFFVAGVGTGGTITGVGQVLKPRKPSLRVVAVEPEESPVLSGGQHTPHKIQGIGAGFIPDILDRSVIDEIVKINSATALETARALARNEGIPGGISSGAAIAAALDIGKRPENAGKTILAIVPSFSERYLSTVLFEGI; translated from the coding sequence ATGGATGCATCCTCAGCCACTGGTGCAGTGCACCGTCCCGGCCGGGGCCGGGTTTTCGACTCCATCGTCGATGCCATTGGCGATACGCCCATTGTGCGTTTACGAAAGCTGCCGCAAGCGCACGGCGTCAATGCAACGATCCTGGCGAAGCTCGAATATTTCAATCCGGCAGCCAGCGTGAAAGACCGCATCGGTGCTGCGATGGTGATCGCAATGGAAAAGGCCGGCGTGATCAACGCCGACACCGTGCTGATCGAACCGACCTCCGGCAACACCGGCATTGCGCTCGCGTTCGTCGCCGCCTCGCGCGGCTACCGGCTGAAGTTGGTGATGCCGGAATCGATGTCGATCGAGCGGCGCAAGATGCTGGCCTTTCTCGGCGCAGAGATCGTGCTGACGCCGGCGGCGCAAGGCATGAAGGGCTCGATCGCGACCGCGGAGGAGCTGGTACGGACGACGCCGAACGCCGTGATGCCGCAACAGTTCAAGAACCTCGCCAATCCCGAAGTGCACCGCCGCACCACCGCGGAAGAAATCTGGAACGATACCGGCGGCAACATCGATTTCTTCGTCGCCGGTGTCGGTACCGGCGGCACCATCACCGGCGTCGGCCAGGTGCTCAAGCCGCGCAAGCCGTCCTTGCGGGTGGTCGCGGTCGAGCCGGAGGAAAGCCCGGTGCTGTCCGGCGGCCAGCATACGCCGCACAAGATCCAGGGCATCGGTGCCGGCTTCATTCCCGATATTCTGGATCGCTCCGTGATCGACGAGATCGTCAAGATCAACAGCGCTACCGCGCTCGAGACCGCGCGCGCACTGGCGCGCAACGAGGGCATCCCGGGCGGCATTTCCTCAGGCGCTGCGATCGCGGCCGCGCTCGACATCGGCAAGCGTCCGGAGAACGCCGGCAAGACCATCCTCGCCATCGTGCCGTCATTCTCGGAGCGCTATTTGTCGACCGTACTGTTTGAAGGAATCTAG
- the tgt gene encoding tRNA guanosine(34) transglycosylase Tgt — MTVPNHFELLATNGAARTGRLTTPHGVIRTPAFMPVGTAGAMKGLHWREVRDAGADIVLGNTYHLMLRPGAERIAALGGLQKFTGWNGPMLTDSGGFQVMSLSELRKVTEQAVTFRSHIDGAKVELSPERSIEVQRLLGSDIAMQMDECVRLPAERADIERAMQLSLRWAVRSKRAFESAPEGYMLFGIVQGGDIPQLRHASARGLVEIGFHGYAIGGLAVGEPQAVMLDMIEETAPELPADRPRYLMGVGTPEDLLEAVARGIDMFDCVMPTRNGRHGMAFTRFGQINLRNARHADDPRPLDEESAWPSARDYSRAYLHHLVRSGETLGAMLLSDINVAYYQHLMQGMRDAIAAGGFEDFKKQTRAGWARGDIAAR; from the coding sequence ATGACCGTTCCCAACCATTTCGAATTGCTCGCGACCAACGGCGCCGCCCGCACCGGCCGGCTGACCACGCCGCATGGTGTGATCCGAACGCCGGCCTTCATGCCGGTCGGCACCGCCGGCGCGATGAAAGGCCTGCATTGGCGCGAGGTGCGCGATGCCGGCGCCGATATCGTGCTCGGCAATACCTATCATCTGATGCTGCGGCCCGGCGCCGAGCGGATTGCAGCCCTCGGCGGCTTGCAGAAATTCACCGGCTGGAACGGGCCCATGCTGACCGACTCCGGCGGTTTTCAGGTGATGTCGCTGTCGGAACTGCGCAAGGTCACCGAACAGGCGGTGACGTTCCGCTCGCATATCGACGGCGCCAAGGTCGAGCTGTCGCCGGAGCGCTCGATCGAGGTGCAGCGGTTGTTGGGTTCGGATATCGCGATGCAGATGGACGAATGCGTGCGGCTGCCGGCCGAGCGCGCCGACATCGAACGCGCGATGCAGTTGTCGCTGCGCTGGGCCGTGCGCAGCAAGCGCGCCTTCGAAAGCGCGCCCGAGGGCTACATGCTGTTCGGCATCGTGCAGGGCGGTGACATCCCCCAACTGCGCCATGCCAGCGCCCGCGGCCTGGTCGAGATCGGTTTCCACGGTTACGCGATCGGCGGGCTTGCGGTCGGCGAGCCCCAGGCGGTGATGCTTGACATGATCGAGGAGACCGCGCCGGAGTTGCCGGCGGACCGCCCGCGCTATCTGATGGGCGTTGGCACGCCGGAAGATCTGCTGGAGGCGGTGGCGCGCGGCATCGACATGTTCGATTGCGTGATGCCGACACGGAACGGCCGTCACGGCATGGCGTTCACCCGGTTCGGTCAGATCAATCTGCGCAACGCGCGCCATGCCGACGACCCGCGGCCGCTGGATGAGGAGAGCGCATGGCCGTCCGCGCGCGATTATTCGCGGGCCTATCTGCATCATCTGGTGAGATCAGGCGAGACGCTGGGCGCGATGCTGCTGTCGGACATCAACGTCGCCTACTACCAGCATTTGATGCAGGGCATGCGCGATGCGATCGCCGCCGGCGGATTTGAGGACTTCAAAAAACAAACGCGCGCCGGTTGGGCGCGCGGTGATATTGCTGCGAGGTAA
- a CDS encoding aspartate-semialdehyde dehydrogenase: METEVTHDPVVAIAGVTGAVGAEFIATMDRRGFRVGKLKALASARSAGKTVDFRGQKIVIEELTENSFEGVDIALFSAGGGTSRKFSPAAVKAGAVVIDNSSAFRMDPNVPLVIPEINGNRIREHKGIIAVPNCSAITALVPLWPIHSKNRIKRLIISTYQAASGAGAAAMRELEDSTRASLNGQVFTPKVMPHPYAFNLFSHNTAIDPETGYNDEESKVIKETRKIFEDERIAVGVTCVRVPVLRAHSEAITFECERPITEDEVRAILARAPGVKIVDDRAGNYFPMPVDASGQDDVLVGRIRKDLSDPSGHSISMFVSADQLLKGAALNAIQIAELLPQRAMA, translated from the coding sequence ATGGAGACCGAAGTGACCCACGATCCCGTAGTTGCCATTGCCGGCGTGACCGGCGCCGTCGGCGCTGAATTCATCGCCACCATGGATCGGCGCGGCTTTCGCGTCGGCAAGCTCAAGGCGCTGGCGAGCGCGCGTTCGGCCGGCAAGACCGTCGACTTCCGCGGGCAAAAGATCGTGATCGAGGAGCTCACCGAGAACTCCTTCGAGGGCGTCGACATTGCGCTGTTCTCGGCCGGCGGCGGCACTTCGAGGAAGTTCTCGCCTGCGGCGGTGAAGGCCGGCGCCGTCGTGATCGACAATTCCTCGGCCTTTCGGATGGACCCGAACGTGCCGCTGGTCATCCCCGAGATCAACGGCAACCGCATCAGGGAGCACAAGGGCATCATCGCCGTTCCAAACTGCTCGGCGATCACGGCGCTGGTGCCGCTATGGCCGATCCACAGCAAGAACCGGATCAAGCGCCTGATCATCTCGACCTATCAGGCCGCCAGCGGCGCAGGTGCGGCGGCGATGCGCGAGCTGGAGGATTCGACCCGGGCAAGCCTCAACGGGCAGGTCTTCACGCCGAAGGTGATGCCGCACCCCTACGCCTTCAACCTGTTCAGCCACAACACCGCCATCGATCCCGAGACCGGCTACAACGACGAGGAGAGCAAGGTCATCAAGGAGACCCGGAAGATTTTCGAGGACGAGCGGATCGCCGTCGGCGTCACCTGCGTTCGCGTGCCGGTGCTGCGCGCGCACTCCGAGGCCATCACCTTCGAATGCGAGCGGCCGATCACCGAGGACGAAGTCCGTGCGATCCTGGCCCGCGCCCCCGGCGTCAAGATCGTCGACGACCGTGCCGGCAACTACTTCCCGATGCCGGTCGATGCCTCGGGCCAGGACGACGTCCTCGTCGGACGCATTCGCAAGGATCTCAGCGATCCCTCCGGCCATTCAATCTCGATGTTCGTCTCGGCGGACCAGTTGTTGAAGGGCGCAGCGCTCAACGCCATCCAGATCGCGGAACTGCTGCCGCAACGCGCGATGGCGTGA
- the queA gene encoding tRNA preQ1(34) S-adenosylmethionine ribosyltransferase-isomerase QueA produces MRTDLFDFELPAANIALRPASPRDSARMLVVQPDGVLRDRTVGELPQWLEPGDQLVVNDTKVISAQLKGRRIGRDTEPKIEATLIKRLDGSRWQALVKPAKKLAPGDVVRFGNEGKVCLLGHLDATVEAKGEEGEITFSFSFHGPTLDQAIEDLGTPPLPPYIASKRTPDEQDAADYQTMFAAREGAVAAPTAGLHFTPALEAALRARGVELHRLTLHVGAGTFLPVKVDDTAGHKMHAEWGSISAETAAALNAARARGGRIVAVGTTSLRLLESAAAEDGTIQPFSAETSIFITPGYRFRAVDILLTNFHLPRSTLFMLVSAFSGLETMKAAYAHAIAGGYRFYSYGDACLLFRAES; encoded by the coding sequence ATGCGCACCGATCTCTTCGACTTCGAACTTCCCGCCGCCAACATCGCGCTGCGGCCCGCGAGCCCGCGTGATTCCGCGCGCATGCTGGTGGTGCAGCCGGACGGCGTACTGCGCGACCGCACTGTCGGCGAGCTGCCGCAATGGCTGGAGCCCGGCGACCAGTTGGTCGTCAACGACACCAAGGTAATCTCCGCACAGTTGAAAGGCCGACGCATCGGCCGCGACACCGAGCCGAAGATCGAGGCGACGCTGATCAAGCGGCTCGACGGCTCGCGCTGGCAGGCGCTGGTGAAGCCGGCCAAGAAACTCGCGCCGGGCGATGTCGTCCGCTTCGGCAATGAAGGCAAGGTCTGCCTGCTCGGCCATCTCGACGCGACGGTGGAAGCCAAAGGCGAAGAGGGCGAGATCACGTTCTCGTTCTCGTTCCACGGGCCGACGCTGGACCAGGCCATCGAGGACCTCGGTACGCCGCCGCTGCCGCCCTACATCGCCTCCAAGCGCACGCCCGACGAGCAGGACGCCGCCGACTACCAGACCATGTTCGCGGCTAGGGAAGGCGCGGTCGCGGCGCCCACGGCCGGGCTGCATTTTACGCCGGCGCTGGAGGCGGCGTTACGCGCGCGCGGCGTCGAACTGCACCGGCTGACTTTGCATGTCGGGGCAGGAACGTTTCTCCCGGTCAAGGTCGACGACACCGCCGGGCACAAGATGCACGCCGAATGGGGCTCGATCAGCGCGGAAACTGCCGCTGCGTTAAATGCCGCGCGCGCCAGGGGCGGCCGCATCGTCGCGGTCGGCACCACCTCGCTGCGGCTATTGGAGAGCGCCGCTGCCGAGGACGGCACCATTCAGCCGTTCAGCGCCGAAACCTCGATCTTCATCACGCCCGGCTATCGCTTTCGCGCGGTGGATATTCTGCTCACCAACTTCCATTTGCCGCGCTCGACGCTGTTCATGCTGGTGTCGGCGTTCTCCGGGCTTGAGACCATGAAGGCGGCCTATGCGCATGCGATCGCGGGTGGGTATCGGTTCTATTCGTACGGCGATGCCTGCCTGCTGTTTCGGGCAGAATCGTAG
- a CDS encoding LysR family transcriptional regulator, with protein sequence MNEIDLRRFDLNLLVVFEVLMMERNVTRAAERLGRTQSAVSHSLARLRQQLNDPLLIKAGVRMQPTTFALDLLEQARPLLRGMQRVLSPRQIFDPASSRRVFRVAASDFMQTMFADLLARLRSEAPGVAVEWVAPRDPSLLDLAEGQIDLAITPAQSKLPEGISGEAVGTLEWRCFARKGHPAFSRWGVEAWMRWPHLAVRVSDVLTSPVQAAATAAGLERKIAGWVPHFSAIAPILETSDLLATLPSITRTGLGYAYDLDSRRVPFPIAALPHVMLWNKGRSGDPEIAWLRDRLLPIIKRKFAGEKPR encoded by the coding sequence ATGAACGAAATCGATTTACGCCGGTTCGACCTTAATTTGCTGGTGGTGTTCGAAGTCCTGATGATGGAGCGCAATGTCACCCGCGCGGCGGAGCGGCTCGGGCGGACGCAATCCGCCGTCAGCCATTCGCTGGCGAGACTGCGCCAGCAACTCAACGATCCCTTGCTGATCAAGGCGGGGGTGCGGATGCAGCCGACGACGTTCGCGCTCGATCTGCTGGAACAGGCGCGGCCGCTGCTGCGCGGCATGCAGCGGGTGCTTTCGCCTCGGCAGATTTTCGATCCCGCCAGCTCGCGCCGCGTGTTCCGTGTGGCGGCGTCGGATTTCATGCAGACCATGTTCGCCGATCTGCTGGCCCGCCTGCGATCGGAAGCCCCCGGCGTGGCGGTCGAATGGGTTGCGCCGCGCGATCCGTCGCTGCTGGATCTGGCGGAGGGGCAGATCGATCTTGCGATTACGCCGGCGCAATCGAAATTGCCCGAGGGTATTAGCGGCGAGGCCGTCGGCACGCTGGAATGGCGCTGCTTCGCCCGCAAGGGCCATCCGGCCTTTTCGCGGTGGGGCGTCGAGGCCTGGATGCGGTGGCCGCATCTGGCGGTTCGTGTCAGCGACGTCCTGACCAGCCCGGTCCAGGCGGCTGCGACCGCGGCGGGACTGGAGCGCAAGATCGCCGGATGGGTGCCGCACTTCTCCGCGATTGCGCCTATTCTGGAAACTTCCGACCTGCTGGCGACGCTGCCGTCGATCACCAGGACAGGTCTAGGCTATGCCTACGACCTGGACAGCCGAAGAGTGCCTTTTCCGATTGCGGCGTTGCCGCATGTCATGCTCTGGAACAAGGGCCGCAGCGGCGATCCCGAAATCGCTTGGCTGCGCGACCGGCTGCTGCCGATCATCAAACGCAAGTTCGCTGGCGAGAAGCCGCGATAA